Part of the Melitaea cinxia chromosome 14, ilMelCinx1.1, whole genome shotgun sequence genome is shown below.
tttttttataccactaggtcggcaaacaagcgaagacacctacaacaccagaagcatcgcaagcacgttgacgactcaatccccaatccgccccaggagctctggtcatcttactcaccaacaggaacacaatactgcttgaaaacagtattattttgctgtgatcttctgtaaggtcgaggtagtaccccagtcgggctgcttcagattttgagcagaaaattcctgctgctgcttttggtgttgcacccatctataagctacggtaatcgcttacaatcaggtgagccgtacgcttgtttgtcgacctagttatataaaaaaagtactacGTATTTAAATGCgtgaaaaaagtttaaaaaactgTCCTTTTTGTTCCTTTGTTCttgaaaatttttcaaaaaaaaaaaaaaaaaataacagcgtGTTTTCTAagctaaaatagttttaatttaaatgtaattcgTCATTTTACGGTAACACTGTTAACGCATGAGTTACACAactcattattaatattattaaaaaactgttCTTAgctaagttttaaaattttatcaggACTATTTTTGGACTTTAAATTGACTGAATGTTACGTAGAAAGAGATAATGTAAttacaactaaaatatttacccTTCAACTATATTTGTTCTTTTgcattgtgttttatttatatttatcaaatacacAGCGTAAAACTAGTGTGATCTGTTATGTAAATTTTGATATTCATATTTAAGTAAAAGGCAATAGTGAAAATCACGATAAAGGCAAGTCTATAGTAATTAATGTAGagttatactaattttatttttatagttttattaatcatctttatacaaaaaagatacaACACACACcatattaagaataaaattaataagttacTGGTGTAATAGAGTGCCTTATTTCTCTAAGCGACGATCTCTTGCAGATAGgtcagacaatttttttaaaataaatgtgagACATATGtacggttttttatttttgtgttacccacacattaggaattctaaacatttttgaatatcatatcaaaaatgtgagacatttttaaagatttctatttatttaaatttaaaggaaATCCAAAATTAGGCAACGTACAGAGTCAACACTTTTatccattttaatatttatatacttatttcaaACAATCAAgagtctccgactgaccgtgtcggagaCACACggaccgacacggtcagtcggagacgcgggttcgatccccgctggagcggtcaatttttgatatgatattcaaaaagatttctatttatttatatttaaaggaaatcCAAAATTAGGCAACGTACAGAGTCAACATTTTTatccattttaatatttatatacttatttcaaataatcaAGATTACgaaatcaatttaatcatttttatagaATCTtacatattgtaatatttatatgaatgtgTCCTTATAGTGATCACATCATATAAAAGACAAGGAGTAAGAGATGATAAAATTATCTGATgatataattatctattacaAAGATTGATGTTACTCCAGTAAAATGCAAAAAGAGAGAAACATAAGTGATCTTCTTAGTAAGAATATTGCTGTAAATGGTATTCAAAGTATACCATTATCGTTTCAAGATtgtattaaaagaataattgaaaaagaAGGCTATATAAAATGTGATGTTGAAGTGAGCAATTTCAACTCTGGTGGCGGTAGTTTTGCTGGGGAACTCTATGAAGTTGATATTAAAGGTGACACTATTGAAGGTGCGAAGAAAAcgaatgtttttataaaatgtttagtaaCTTTTAATAACATACAATACGTCGATGTAAGAGAATTATTTGCAaaagaagtttttatatataaagatctGTCGAAAGTTTTCAACTTTCTTCAAGATCAAGCAGACATACCGCAAGAAGAGAGATTTAAACTACCAAAAGCGTATGATGAAACAAAGCTCGAAGCGATTATTCTTGAAAACTTAGgccaaagaaattttaaaacatacgaCAGATTAAAAGTGATGCCTTTAAAATATGCACAATTGGCTGTCCAAGAATTGGCCAAATTTCATGGTATGTCGTTTGTCATTGAAGAGAAAATGCcagattattttgaaaaaaatataaaatgcttGCATCATCCGTTTATATATGACGAAGACTGGAATGGCTTGGTCCGGAAT
Proteins encoded:
- the LOC123659442 gene encoding uncharacterized protein LOC123659442, which gives rise to MQKERNISDLLSKNIAVNGIQSIPLSFQDCIKRIIEKEGYIKCDVEVSNFNSGGGSFAGELYEVDIKGDTIEGAKKTNVFIKCLVTFNNIQYVDVRELFAKEVFIYKDLSKVFNFLQDQADIPQEERFKLPKAYDETKLEAIILENLGQRNFKTYDRLKVMPLKYAQLAVQELAKFHGMSFVIEEKMPDYFEKNIKCLHHPFIYDEDWNGLVRNVCTNLAKQYKDDKKVKIENFLRVFLEKFPKFGDYNKNVKCSLTHQDYRINNVLNGEAVEVIIIDYQLMDYGCPIRDFLFFVFSGSDQKFRRRHLNDLKNLYFETLSRFLKYFNMDVEAMYPRKEFEKVYTEWLDFGLMSVLFASVFLFAPDTGLDLENLSLSELPFCPDEIVKQRLKELIDDFIEWGYL